Proteins from one Rosa chinensis cultivar Old Blush chromosome 7, RchiOBHm-V2, whole genome shotgun sequence genomic window:
- the LOC112178257 gene encoding G-type lectin S-receptor-like serine/threonine-protein kinase LECRK2 encodes MAFALPHLLCFLVFLQQLPIFTTAQNISLGTSLTAKPGNSSFWASPSGEFAFGFQEIGNHGFLLAIWFNKIAERTIVWSANGNSLVQKGSRVQLTSEGKIMLNDAASGKQTLIADSTANEVAYAAMLDTGNFVLANKNSANLWQSFDHPTNTILPTQTLYQGTTLFAPYTASNYSKGRFMFTLEAGGNLLLYTTHFPLDTANAAYWSSETEGTGFQVVFNQSGSIFLTSRNGSILTVVVNNTVPLPGFYRRTTIDYDGVLRYYIYPKSSNSSEGVWQMAWSTLSFIPSNICVNISYYKGGGACGFNSLCRNDQKPSCQCPNGYVFVDPDDVMRGCKQNFRPQSCDEVPSMEEFYFEEMQNTDWKESEYEKYTPVTEDWCRQACLADCFCALANFRNGDCWLKGMPLRNGRIDPSSGVKALIKIRRDNSTLKLPHSPHSRTKRNSTLLLVGSVLLSSSGFLNFLLVLITYLVVSGTYRRRPNMIQPYTVLPGMNLICFSYEELNKATIGFKEELGRGAFGTVFRGVLVSEKCVAVKRLNNMVKESELEFKAELSAIGRTNHRNLVQLLGFCNEGQHRILVYEFMSNGSLASFLFGKSRPNWYRRKEIALGTARGLLYLHEECSNQIIHCDIKPQNILLDDSFTARISDFGLAKLLKTDQTRTTTGIRGTKGYVAPEWFKNMPITTKVDVYSYGILLLEIIFCRKYFEAEAENEQQMILADWAYDCYAEKKLQLLLENDDEAMHDIDKMEKYVMIALWCIQEDPSLRPTAKKLALMLEGTLQVSVPPDPSSFTSSIV; translated from the coding sequence ATGGCTTTTGCACTGCCGCATCTTTTATGCTTCCtagttttccttcaacaattgCCAATTTTCACCACTGCTCAAAATATATCTTTGGGCACATCCCTGACTGCAAAACCGGGCAATAGCTCTTTTTGGGCCTCACCATCTGGGGAATTTGCTTTCGGTTTCCAAGAAATTGGTAACCATGGTTTCCTACTAGCCATTTGGTTCAACAAAATAGCAGAAAGAACTATTGTCTGGTCAGCCAATGGCAACAGTCTAGTGCAAAAGGGATCCAGAGTTCAACTAACTAGTGAAGGCAAGATTATGCTCAACGATGCAGCGTCAGGCAAGCAAACACTGATTGCTGATTCCACTGCGAATGAAGTTGCATATGCAGCCATGCTCGACACGGGAAATTTTGTGCTGGCTAacaaaaattcagccaatttgtgGCAGAGTTTTGATCATCCCACGAATACAATCCTACCTACACAGACTTTATATCAAGGCACCACACTCTTTGCTCCCTATACGGCATCAAATTACTCGAAAGGAAGATTCATGTTTACATTAGAAGCTGGTGGAAATCTCTTGCTTTACACTACGCATTTCCCATTAGATACGGCCAATGCTGCTTATTGGTCAAGCGAAACTGAGGGTACCGGCTTTCAGGTCGTCTTTAACCAGTCTggctctatttttcttacttcaAGGAATGGAAGCATACTTACTGTGGTAGTAAACAATACAGTTCCATTGCCAGGTTTCTACCGCAGAACAACTATCGACTATGATGGAGTATTGAGGTACTATATCTACCCGAAAAGCAGTAACTCGAGTGAAGGAGTGTGGCAGATGGCTTGGTCCACATTGTCCTTCATACCTTCAAACATCTGTGTCAACATTTCGTACTATAAAGGTGGTGGTGCGTGTGGTTTCAACAGCTTATGCAGAAATGACCAGAAACCGAGTTGCCAATGCCCAAATGGTTATGTCTTTGTTGATCCTGATGATGTGATGAGAGGATGCAAGCAGAACTTTCGTCCACAAAGTTGTGATGAGGTCCCATCGATGGAggaattttattttgaagaaaTGCAAAACACAGATTGGAAGGAATCTGAGTACGAGAAGTACACGCCAGTGACTGAAGACTGGTGCAGGCAAGCTTGCCTAGCTGATTGTTTCTGTGCCCTTGCCAATTTCAGAAACGGGGATTGTTGGTTAAAGGGAATGCCTCTTCGGAATGGGAGGATCGACCCTAGCAGTGGTGTGAAAGCTCTCATCAAAATAAGGAGAGACAATTCCACTTTGAAACTGCCACATTCACCACATTCAAGAACAAAACGCAACTCAACTCTCTTGCTCGTTGGATCGGTGCTGTTGAGTAGCTCCGGGTTCTTAAACTTCCTCTTAGTGTTAATAACCTATTTGGTTGTTTCCGGTACTTACCGTAGAAGACCAAACATGATTCAACCTTACACAGTCTTGCCGGGTATGAACCTGATTTGTTTCAGTTATGAGGAGCTAAACAAAGCTACCATTGGATTCAAGGAAGAACTCGGTCGTGGTGCTTTTGGAACAGTTTTTAGAGGAGTTTTAGTGTCTGAGAAATGCGTAGCTGTCAAAAGACTGAACAATATGGTTAAAGAAAGCGAGTTAGAATTCAAAGCTGAATTGAGTGCAATTGGCAGAACAAATCACAGAAACCTAGTTCAACTACTAGGGTTCTGCAATGAAGGGCAGCACCGAATTCTTGTGTATGAGTTCATGAGCAATGGTTCTCTAGCAAGCTTCCTCTTTGGAAAGTCAAGGCCGAATTGGTACCGAAGGAAGGAGATTGCCTTGGGAACTGCTAGAGGGCTCTTGTATTTGCATGAGGAGTGCAGCAACCAAATCATACATTGCGACATTAAGCCTCAAAATATTCTCCTAGATGACTCTTTCACGGCAAGAATTTCCGACTTTGGATTAGCCAAGCTTTTGAAAACGGACCAGACTCGAACTACTACGGGAATCAGAGGGACAAAAGGGTACGTTGCCCCCGAATGGTTTAAAAACATGCCGATCACAACCAAGGTGGATGTTTACAGCTATGGCATTTTGTTACTGGAGATTATTTTTTGCAGAAAGTACTTTGAAGCAGAGGCAGAGAATGAACAACAAATGATACTAGCGGATTGGGCTTATGATTGCTACGCGGAGAAGAAGCTGCAGTTACTTTTGGAGAATGACGATGAGGCAATGCACGACATCGACAAGATGGAGAAGTACGTGATGATCGCATTGTGGTGTATTCAGGAGGATCCGTCATTGAGACCCACCGCCAAGAAACTCGCCCTGATGCTCGAAGGAACTCTTCAAGTCTCAGTTCCACCAGACCCGTCCTCATTCACAAGTTCAATAGTGTAA